The Fimbriimonas ginsengisoli Gsoil 348 genome window below encodes:
- a CDS encoding SGNH/GDSL hydrolase family protein produces the protein MRIGRRTKASRSLRLLGVFVLAAVPLGICGSPPQDPGESVEIGILIGDSIAHGFGHSPVIYNERGDVFLEDHYRFKAEADGPVESLAGFLGTRLWLNRGVTGNPSSSVKARWNRDVMEKLDRGRQKSTYRVRSLLISVGLTDIGAAVGTDRMPDAESNLRENLLLFVRQAKKEGFRIAFLELPDPDRAPMGRTFRTLDGRTVESFCESHKYDEASCSEFNGAVKRTRRFMEGRLRREGAEIFDYASLLSTEDFLDATHPTPEGYEELGKILREKYPRAAAGH, from the coding sequence ATGAGGATTGGGAGGCGAACGAAGGCGAGCCGAAGCCTTCGACTTTTGGGGGTCTTCGTCTTGGCGGCGGTTCCTTTGGGGATTTGTGGGAGTCCACCTCAGGACCCGGGGGAGTCGGTCGAGATCGGCATTCTCATCGGCGACAGCATCGCTCACGGCTTTGGCCATTCGCCCGTGATCTACAATGAGCGAGGAGACGTTTTCCTGGAAGATCATTACCGCTTCAAGGCGGAAGCGGATGGTCCGGTGGAGTCTCTGGCCGGTTTCTTGGGGACTCGTCTTTGGCTGAACCGGGGAGTTACCGGCAATCCGTCGTCGTCGGTAAAGGCTCGGTGGAACCGCGACGTGATGGAGAAACTCGATCGCGGCCGTCAAAAGTCGACCTATCGCGTGCGCAGCCTCCTGATCAGCGTGGGACTGACGGACATCGGAGCCGCGGTGGGTACCGATCGCATGCCGGATGCTGAGTCCAACCTGCGCGAGAATCTCTTGCTGTTCGTCAGGCAAGCCAAGAAGGAGGGATTCCGCATCGCATTCCTCGAGTTGCCCGATCCCGACCGCGCACCCATGGGACGGACGTTCCGGACTCTCGATGGACGCACCGTGGAATCGTTCTGTGAAAGCCACAAATACGACGAAGCGAGCTGCTCCGAGTTCAACGGCGCGGTGAAGCGAACTCGCAGGTTCATGGAAGGCCGGTTGCGAAGAGAAGGCGCCGAGATCTTCGACTATGCAAGCCTCCTTTCCACCGAGGATTTCCTCGACGCCACTCATCCCACCCCAGAAGGGTACGAGGAGTTGGGAAAGATTCTGCGCGAGAAGTATCCACGCGCAGCCGCCGGGCATTGA
- a CDS encoding tyrosine-type recombinase/integrase, giving the protein MSNRISTPQLLISEALEDFRLYHRAKGSDPKTIRLLTTTVERLIGLIGDVDLTSVTASHLRTAMVTVQETPVRTGGLPKVQTVHTVFVKWRTFFRWCVEEGHLETSPMKRLSPPRLDAQILPALDESELKRIDAALRSPGFVTLRNRTLVFVMLDSAVRLEECAELRVSDLNLETGALRVRKGKGRKERMTWVGSSTLRTLGRYLRAAGVRGDEYLWKSDTGGRLTKWGIRDALNYIGKVTGVHMHPHKLRRTCALQMLRNGADIYSIQRLMGHSDLETLRKYLAQSEADVATAHARFGVVDRMSTTLKA; this is encoded by the coding sequence ATGTCCAATCGCATTTCCACCCCCCAACTTCTCATCTCGGAAGCACTTGAAGACTTCCGCTTGTACCACCGCGCCAAGGGGTCCGATCCAAAGACGATCCGACTGCTCACTACGACCGTCGAGAGACTCATAGGCTTGATTGGGGACGTAGACCTCACGAGCGTCACGGCAAGTCATCTGAGAACCGCCATGGTGACGGTCCAGGAAACCCCGGTACGTACAGGCGGGCTCCCTAAGGTGCAGACCGTGCACACCGTGTTCGTCAAGTGGCGAACGTTCTTCCGGTGGTGCGTGGAGGAAGGGCACCTCGAAACCAGTCCCATGAAGCGCCTTTCCCCACCCCGGCTCGATGCCCAAATCCTGCCGGCGCTCGATGAAAGTGAGCTCAAACGCATTGACGCAGCACTGAGGAGTCCGGGCTTCGTGACGCTTCGAAACCGTACTCTCGTATTCGTCATGCTCGACTCGGCAGTCCGATTAGAGGAGTGCGCGGAGCTACGAGTGAGCGATCTCAACCTCGAAACCGGAGCCCTGCGGGTCCGAAAGGGCAAGGGCCGAAAGGAGCGAATGACCTGGGTAGGAAGCTCCACCCTGCGAACCCTGGGGAGATACCTTCGGGCAGCCGGAGTTCGAGGCGACGAATACCTTTGGAAAAGCGATACCGGCGGACGGCTCACCAAATGGGGGATTCGGGACGCCCTGAACTACATCGGCAAGGTCACCGGAGTCCACATGCACCCTCACAAGCTCCGCAGGACGTGTGCTCTCCAAATGCTCCGCAATGGAGCCGACATCTATTCAATCCAACGCCTCATGGGACACAGCGACTTGGAGACGCTACGGAAGTATTTGGCACAGAGTGAGGCAGACGTGGCAACCGCTCACGCCCGTTTTGGGGTGGTGGATCGGATGTCGACAACTCTGAAGGCCTGA
- a CDS encoding endo-1,4-beta-xylanase, producing the protein MQFVLVSLVLSAGVAAISDPIELTREGPGLRDLAKKRRLPLGAAAPVFCLHDEADGGKYTSTLAREFDMVELENELKPPAVWTGPHEYRFSDVDYVLGEPGKKGWAQQHKMKLRGHVLVYASDNGYTLPQWLRSSEKDLTKEQASGLLHDYILALAGRYRGKVAMWDVANEAIDDRPNNNPFNLRDSLWFRKLGPEFLVLAFKWAHEADPKAQLYYNEYGIEGGGPKAKHILELAKWLKDQGAPITGLGLQYHIDCRTKIEPGDGHYGLIEEIRKLRLSYMITELDVAVPAKPLPASDPNRGLVANDPMDLDRQAHVYASVFRMALSSKNCRGVQLWGFTDRHSWIPGFSRGRNGAALPFDGDYNPKPAYSAIATELGR; encoded by the coding sequence TTGCAATTCGTTCTCGTTAGTCTCGTTCTTTCTGCGGGTGTCGCAGCGATTTCCGACCCGATCGAATTAACGCGAGAGGGACCCGGGCTCCGTGACCTCGCCAAAAAGCGCCGGCTTCCTTTGGGCGCCGCCGCGCCCGTGTTCTGTCTACACGACGAGGCCGACGGCGGGAAGTACACGTCGACCCTGGCCCGGGAATTCGATATGGTAGAGCTCGAGAACGAGCTCAAGCCACCCGCGGTTTGGACCGGCCCGCATGAGTACCGGTTTTCCGACGTGGACTACGTTCTTGGCGAGCCAGGAAAGAAGGGATGGGCGCAGCAACACAAGATGAAGCTCCGGGGCCACGTGCTGGTCTATGCCAGCGACAACGGCTACACCCTTCCGCAGTGGCTACGGAGTTCGGAGAAGGACCTGACCAAAGAGCAGGCGTCCGGCCTGCTCCACGACTACATCCTGGCGCTTGCCGGCCGCTACCGTGGCAAGGTGGCGATGTGGGACGTGGCGAACGAGGCGATCGACGACCGCCCAAACAATAACCCGTTCAACCTGCGAGACAGCCTCTGGTTTCGCAAGCTCGGTCCCGAGTTCCTCGTTCTCGCCTTCAAATGGGCGCACGAAGCCGACCCGAAAGCTCAGCTCTACTACAACGAATACGGCATCGAAGGGGGCGGCCCGAAGGCCAAGCACATCTTGGAGCTTGCCAAGTGGCTGAAGGACCAGGGAGCGCCAATCACCGGCCTCGGGCTGCAGTACCACATCGACTGCCGCACTAAGATCGAGCCGGGAGATGGCCACTACGGCTTGATCGAAGAGATTCGGAAGCTCCGGCTCTCTTACATGATCACCGAGCTCGACGTAGCCGTCCCCGCCAAACCTTTGCCGGCGAGCGATCCGAATCGTGGCCTGGTCGCCAACGACCCCATGGACCTGGACCGGCAAGCCCATGTGTATGCCTCCGTGTTCCGCATGGCGCTAAGTTCCAAGAACTGCCGTGGCGTTCAGCTTTGGGGCTTTACCGACCGCCACTCCTGGATTCCCGGCTTCAGCCGCGGCCGCAACGGCGCCGCGCTACCCTTCGACGGCGACTACAACCCCAAACCGGCCTATTCCGCGATCGCCACAGAGCTGGGAAGGTAG